Proteins encoded together in one Anopheles darlingi chromosome 3, idAnoDarlMG_H_01, whole genome shotgun sequence window:
- the LOC125957318 gene encoding dynein regulatory complex subunit 6-like yields the protein MDTESITESSTSSSSHGSTGGQHGAGTTTVACLPTDVLTTIFLNLRMPDLASVRQTCVAWYEIVINNRTLMNRFVLSLRNCQIEEGCEQWSLLLITRSTFEKLCFKSCTIGPATELWQAIGGNVVELTLNDCTLNGDTLFNMLRHMRSTLRSLTLKATKFEDHSIRNVTLDFRLERLHSLTLRSIFVYNEFFHVFKHICPSLKALKLAFSSYEHWGEQLVEFVATLRATLDAITLSYTKVSSGLLHQLARIESLRLRKVSLKSCSELKERDILELARLQPTIVHLNLDNLFSADEQFLRALSAFLPQMKRIKLRVSRISNLHQSFLANLPQLNYLKITDTTHVKGNLDLSAYENASLEKLYVSAATFSRNILPRFFERCPNIRSLTLYQCTYENIHDLQLAFSHLNALEYLNLQRTFDISDSFFNRDVFDTIVMPFERIRFYPITNLRRLCYLNLSHCRDLSDQTLMALSFPLLKKIDLRGLHITEAGIASLVTECPLLEYVHVDACKRICDNAVLSLCRDLKHLKLLNLESCKMLTDRSIEHILRHCRCLVWLNMMSCPQLSDDAKGQLSGLRTIRSLYLSPS from the coding sequence ATGGACACCGAGTCCATCACcgagagcagcaccagcagcagcagccacggtaGCACCGGAGGACAACATGGagctggcaccaccaccgtggcctGTCTACCCACGGATGTGCTGACCACCATTTTTCTGAACCTGCGGATGCCCGATCTAGCCTCGGTGCGGCAAACCTGTGTGGCCTGGTACGAAATCGTCATTAACAACCGAACGTTGATGAACCGCTTTGTGCTTTCTCTGCGGAACTGTCAGATAGAGGAAGGCTGCGAACAGTGGTCCCTGCTGCTTATCACTCGGAGCACTTTCGAGAAGCTGTGTTTCAAATCATGCACCATCGGTCCTGCAACAGAACTGTGGCAAGCGATCGGTGGAAACGTGGTCGAGCTGACGCTCAATGACTGTACGCTGAACGGCGATACACTGTTCAACATGCTACGCCACATGCGTTCCACCTTGCGCTCGTTGACGCTTAAAGCCACCAAATTTGAGGACCACAGCATTCGCAACGTGACACTGGATTTTCGCCTCGAGCGGCTACACTCGTTGACACTGCGGTCCATCTTTGTGTACAATGAGTTCTTCCATGTCTTCAAACACATCTGCCCTTCGCTCAAGGCACTGAAACTAGCCTTTTCTTCATACGAACACTGGGGTGAACAGCTGGTCGAATTTGTGGCCACGCTACGAGCGACCCTTGATGCAATCACACTCAGCTATACGAAGGTCAGCAGCGGATTGTTGCATCAGCTGGCGCGCATCGAGAGCCTACGGCTACGCAAGGTTTCGTTGAAATCGTGCAGCGAGCTGAAGGAGCGTGACATTCTCGAACTGGCCCGGCTGCAACCGACGATCGTGCATCTGAACCTGGACAACCTCTTCTCGGCCGACGAACAGTTTCTGCGGGCTCTCAGTGCCTTCCTACCGCAGATGAAGCGCATCAAGCTGCGGGTCTCCCGGATCAGTAACCTGCACCAGTCGTTTCTCGCCAATCTCCCGCAGCTGAACTATCTCAAGATCACCGATACCACGCACGTGAAGGGCAACCTGGATTTGAGCGCATACGAAAATGCTTCCCTCGAGAAGCTGTACGTATCGGCAGCCACCTTTTCGCGAAACATTCTACCCCGGTTCTTCGAGCGTTGTCCCAATATCCGCAGCCTGACGCTCTACCAGTGTACGTATGAGAACATTCACGATCTGCAGCTGGCTTTCTCGCACCTGAACGCGCTCGAGTACTTAAACCTGCAGCGTACGTTCGACATCAGCGATAGCTTCTTCAATCGGGACGTCTTCGATACGATCGTGATGCCGTTTGAGCGGATACGCTTCTACCCGATCACGAACCTGCGCCGGCTGTGTTACCTTAACCTCAGCCATTGCCGGGACCTCTCCGATCAGACGCTGATGGCGCTCAGTTTTCCGCTGCTGAAGAAGATCGATTTGCGCGGGTTGCATATCACGGAGGCGGGCATCGCGTCGCTGGTGACCGAGTGTCCGCTGCTTGAGTACGTCCATGTCGATGCGTGCAAGCGTATCTGCGACAATGCGGTGCTGTCGCTGTGTCGCGATCTAAAGCACCTGAAGCTACTGAACCTCGAAAGTTGCAAGATGCTCAcggatcgttcgatcgagcaCATTTTGCGCCACTGTCGGTGTCTCGTTTGGCTTAACATGATGAGTTGCCCGCAGCTAAGTGACGATGCGAAAGGTCAGCTGAGTGGTTTGCGAACGATACGATCGCTCTACTTGTCGCCCTCTTGA
- the LOC125957352 gene encoding small integral membrane protein 12-A, with amino-acid sequence MWPLIMQFLRSNAAYITLPVAAVVGVIGYNIESLLSDKYTPYSASIQEKRAERITQEERLKDATHVEKLVYKENVLGRNLSPSLQKEK; translated from the exons ATGTGGCCCTTGATCATGCAATTCCTTCGTTCAAACGCCGCGTACATCACCCTCCCCGTAGCGGCGGTAGTCGGCGTGATCGGATACAACATCGAGAGCCTTCTCTCGGACAAGTACACTCCGTACAGCG CCTCCATTCAGGAGAAACGAGCGGAACGTATCACGCAGGAGGAGCGGCTAAAGGATGCGACGCACGTCGAGAAACTCGTGTACAAAGAGAACGTGCTGGGCCGGAACCTTTCGCCTTCGTTGCAGAAAGAGAAATGA
- the LOC125957338 gene encoding probable RNA 3'-terminal phosphate cyclase-like protein: MTCVGKENSFLIYKGSNFLKQRLLLSTLSGKPIEVREIRSLDETNPGLQGYEMSLLQLLDKVTNGTRTRVDRDGCSFLYQPGLLAGGIINHDCDPGRGIGYYLDVLLALGPFCKNPLQVTLTGVTNSKECPSVDHIKASAVPTLKRFLLVDDGLELKILKRGMMPDGGGEITFRCPVRKQLKAIQCTKQSMVKRIRGTAYCCKVSPAMANRAVEHAKGVMLNFLPDVYINTDQHKGKRSGNSPGYGINLVAETTDGTFFAAEALCKTMDQPGNPSIPEDVGRDAGMRLLDEVYRGGCVDSAFQWLVALYMALAQKDVSKFLIGPLSQYTIYFLQHLREFFGITFKLENAVEDESDELIDGDELAGSNKVTLTCVGIGYSNYSKRVN, translated from the exons ATGACGTGCGTAGGAAAGGAGAACAGTTTCCTGATATACAAGGGCAGCAACTTCCTCAAGCAGCGCCTTCTGCTATCGACATTGAGCGGCAAACCGATCGAGGTGCGCGAAATACGATCGCTCGACGAGACGAACCCCGGTTTGCAGGGCTACGAAATGAGtcttctgcagctgctggataAAGTGACGAACGGAACACGCACCCGGGTGGATCGGGATGGGTGTTCGTTTCTCTACCAACCGGGCTTGCTGGCCGGCGGAATCATAAACCACGATTGCGATCCCGGACGAGGAATCGGCTACTACCTGGATGTGCTGCTGGCGCTTGGACCGTTTTGCAAAAATCCGTTGCAGGTCACACTGACGGGAGTGACCAACAGCAAGGAGTGCCCGTCGGTCGATCACATCAAAGCATCCGCAGTGCCCACGTTGAAGCGATTTctgctggtggacgatgggTTGGAATTGAAGATTCTGAAACGCGGTATGAtgccggatggtggtggggagaTTACGTTTCGCTGCCCGGTTCGCAAACAGTTGAAAGCCATTCAATGCACCAAACAATCGATGGTCAAACGGATACGTGGCACTGCCTACTGCTGTAAAGTGAGTCCCGCCATGGCAAACCGAGCGGTTGAGCATGCGAAAGGCGTGATGCTTAACTTCCTGCCCGACGTCTACATCAATACCGATCAGCACAAGGGTAAGCGGTCCGGCAACAGTCCCGGTTACGGTATCAATCTGGTAGCGGAAACAACCGACGGTACCTTCTTCGCCGCGGAAGCCCTCTGCAAAACGATGGATCAG CCAGGCAACCCTTCGATACCAGAGGATGTGGGACGGGATGCGGGCATGCGACTGCTCGACGAGGTTTATCGTGGCGGATGCGTCGATTCCGCCTTCCAGTGGCTCGTCGCTCTCTACATGGCGCTAGCCCAGAAGGATGTTTCCAAGTTTCTCATCGGGCCGCTGTCTCAGTACACGATCTACTTTCTACAGCATCTACGGGAGTTCTTCGGTATTACCTTCAAACTAGAGAATGCCGTCGAAGACGAGTCGGACGAGCTGATTGATGGCGATGAGCTTGCAGGATCAAACAAGGTGACGCTCACATGCGTCGGAATCGGTTACAGCAACTATAGCAAGCGCGTAAACTGA
- the LOC125957305 gene encoding transcription initiation factor TFIID subunit 2 isoform X2, which yields MTIVPTSDWLPVIKLNCRQCRIYRVILNDSYECEYHYFDPFQDICQDEKKNKSLEFFSKSHLDVARKTDADQNGGELVVIVPVEAKYLIREGRGLRVGIEFSLENPHGGIHFVIPEGEGTMEERGAHMFTYGHENSSRMWFPCIDSYSEPCTWKLEFTVDKNMTAVSCGELLETVMTPDLRRKTFHYSLSVPVCAPNIALAIGAFEILVDPHMHEVTHFCLPHLLPLMRNTVRYLHEAFEFYEEALSTRYPFSCYKQVFVDEIDSECNAYATMTILSTHLLHSIAIIDQTFHSRKVMSKVVAEQFFGCFITMENWSDAWLARGIAEYLCGLHSKKCFGNNAYRAWIRDELAEVVRYEEQYGGIILDCSQPPAPPAISSINNLPAAPMKAYNDNPFYFPIKNLHTMSPKYIVLMRKKAHLVIRMLEHRIGLELLLQVFNKQLALASNAAGTKISAGLWGHLLISTNVFTKAIFTVTGKDMAVFIDQWVRTGGHAKFTMTSVFNSKRNTIELEVRQDCVNQRGVRKYVGPLLIQLQELDGTFKHTLQIENIIVKADITCHSKSRRNKKKKIPLCTGEEVDMDLTIMAESPVLWIRLDPEMTLLRSVNIEQPDFQWQFQLRHERDVTAQLDAIQALEKYATPQARLALTDTIENERIFYEVRCQAALCLTKVANAMVTSWQGPPAMLTIFKKFFGSYSAPHIIRQNNFTNFQHYFLQKTIPVAMAGLRTAHGICPPEVIRFLLDLFKYNDNSKNHYSDNYYRAALVEALGNTITPIISVVHQGRALSSENLSADAKLVLEEVTRILNLEKHLPSYKYTVSIACLKVIRKLQKCGHLPTNPKIYRSYAAYGQYIDVRLAAMECLVDYVKIDGRWEDLEHLIELLETDPDPMARHQLGRLLIDAMPFDKSNRHRLDREELALRIFDNMNTKLSHDTKLRCDMVDLYYALYGTRMPQCLTNQELGNLLRVHKQSFGSSNRNSRRASPSTDEIELGPYCVPKRERSHTPDPVDRKDSYDVPRISTNSQPTATAAKSREVSPFTEDLRRQEREENERVARENQIIIETMEASIKAEAIENESKATNPNVPSGPPPIPAPSVKEEIIDLDDTDTPTSAHEGQPAAKKMKSEFYSDNSISLPGINTGSSQPAGPTGFEPGMFGSLASAKMSGDLSDPNTSKTDGSKKKKKDKKKHKHKHKHKHNKDKDRDRDRDKDRERDKSKEKEKKDPNIVRVIREETQETLSSADSSSRDSNPTTVDLTL from the exons ATGACCATCGTGCCGACGAGCGATTGGTTGCCGGTCATTAAGCTCAACTGCCGCCAGTGCCGCATTTACCGGGTCATTCTGAACGACAGCTACGAGTGCGAGTACCACTACTTCGATCCGTTCCAGGACATCTGCCaggacgagaagaaaaacaaatcgctGGAGTTCTTTTCCAAGTCCCACCTCGATGTCGCTCGCAAAACCGATGCCGATCAGAACGGTGGCgagctggtggtgatcgtacCGGTGGAGGCAAAGTACCTGATCCGCGAGGGTCGGGGACTGCGGGTGGGGATCGAGTTTTCGCTCGAGAACCCGCACGGTGGAATCCACTTCGTCATACCGGAGGGCGAAGGAACGATGGAAGAGCGTGGTGCGCACATGTTCACGTACGGTCACGAAAACTCGTCACGCATGTGGTTCCCCTGCATCGACAGCTACTCGGAACCGTGCACCTGGAAGCTCGAGTTCACGGTGGACAAAAACATGACGGCCGTCTCGTGCGGCGAGCTGCTCGAGACCGTCATGACACCGGATTTGCGTCGCAAAACCTTCCACTACTCCCTCTCGGTGCCCGTATGTGCACCGAACATTGCGCTCGCGATCGGTGCCTTCGAGATACTGGTCGATCCACACATGCACGAGGTGACACACTTCTGCCTTCCGCACCTGCTACCATTGATGCGTAACACGGTACGCTATCTGCACGAGGCGTTCGAGTTCTACGAGGAAGCTCTCTCGACGCGCTACCCGTTTTCGTGCTACAAGCAGGTCTTTGTCGACGAGATCGATAGCGAGTGCAATGCGTacgcgacgatgacgatcctGTCGACGCATCTGCTCCACTcgatcgccatcatcgatcAGACGTTCCATTCGCGTAAAGTGATGTCGAAGGTGGTGGCGGAACAGTTTTTCGGCTGCTTCATCACGATGGAGAACTGGTCCGATGCGTGGCTAGCGCGCGGTATTGCCGAATACCTCTGTGGTCTTCACTCGAAGAAGTGTTTCGGTAACAACGCATACCGTGCCTGGATCCGGGACGAGTTGGCAGAAGTGGTACGGTACGAGGAACAGTACGGCGGTATCATACTGGACTGTAGCCAACCGCCCGCTCCACCGGCCATCTCGAGCATCAACAACTTACCAGCGGCTCCGATGAAGGCATACAACGATAATCCGTTCTACTTTCCCATCAAGAACCTGCACACGATGTCACCGAAGTACATTGTGCTGATGCGCAAGAAGGCTCACCTGGTCATCCGTATGCTGGAGCACCGAATCGGcttggagttgctgctgcaggtgtttAACAAACAGCTAGCGCTTGCTTCGAACGCAGCCGGCACTAAAATCAGTGCCGGGTTGTGGGGCCATCTGCTGATCTCGACTAATGTGTTCACGAAGGCCATTTTCACCGTCACGGGCAAGGATATGGCCGTGTTCATCGATCAGTGGGTACGCACCGGTGGCCATGCCAAATTCACCATGACCTCCGTGTTCAACTCGAAGCGTAATACGATTGAACTCGAGGTCCGGCAGGACTGTGTGAACCAGCGGGGAGTCCGAAAGTACGTGGGACCGCTGCTGATTCAGCTGCAGGAGCTGGATGGTACTTTCAAGCACACGCTGCAGATCGAAAATATTATTGTGAAGGCCGACATTACTTGCCACTCCAAGAGTCggcgaaacaaaaagaagaaaatcccGCTCTGTACCGGCGAAGAGGTGGATATGGATCTTACCATCATGGC TGAATCCCCGGTGCTGTGGATACGGCTCGATCCCGAAATGACCCTACTTCGCTCGGTCAACATTGAGCAGCCGGACTTTCAGTGGCAGTTCCAGTTGCGCCACGAGCGCGATGTGACCGCTCAGCTCGATGCGATTCAAGCACTAGAGAAGTACGCCACTCCACAGGCTCGCCTTGCGCTTACCGATACGATCGAGAACGAACGTATCTTCTACGAGGTGCGCTGTCAGGCAGCCCTTTGCCTTACGAAGGTGGCAAACGCCATGGTGACCTCCTGGCAGGGTCCACCGGCAATGCTGACGATATTTAAAAAGTTTTTCGGCTCCTACAGTGCGCCTCACATCATACGACAGAACAATTTTACCAACTTTCAGCACTATTTCCTCCAAAAAACGATCCCCGTCGCAATGGCTGGCTTACGTACGGCACACGGTATCTGTCCACCGGAGGTGATACGCTTTCTGCTCGATCTTTTCAAGTACAATGACAACTCCAAGAACCACTACTCGGACAACTACTATCGCGCGGCACTCGTGGAGGCACTCGGCAACACGATCACGCCCATCATCTCCGTCGTGCACCAGGGTCGAGCGCTTTCATCGGAGAACCTGTCGGCTGATGCAAA GCTTGTACTGGAGGAGGTTACACGGATTTTGAATCTAGAAAAGCATCTACCGTCGTACAAGTACACGGTTTCGATTGCTTGTCTGAAGGTTATTCGGAAGCTACAGAAATGTGGTCATCTGCCGACGAATCCGAAGATCTACCGTAGCTACGCAGCGTACGGCCAGTACATCGATGTGCGTCTGGCCGCGATGGAGTGTTTGGTCGATTACGTAAAGATCGATGGTCGGTGGGAGGATTTGGAGCATCTGATCGAGCTGCTTGAGACGGATCCGGACCCAATGGCACGCCATCAGCTAGGCCGCCTGTTGATCGATGCGATGCCGTTCGATAAAAGCAATCGGCATCGGTTAGATCGCGAGGAACTGGCGTTGCGCATTTTCGACAACATGAA TACCAAACTTTCGCACGACACGAAGCTGCGGTGCGATATGGTGGATCTCTATTACGCCCTGTACGGTACTCGAATGCCCCAGTGTTTGACGAATCAGGAGTTAGGAAATCTGTTGCGTGTCCACAAACAGAGCTTCGGTAGTTCGAACCGTAACAGTCGACGTGCTTCTCCGTCGACGGATGAAATCGAGCTCGGGCCGTATTGTGTGCCGAAAAGGGAACGCTCCCATACACCGGATCCCGTCGATCGAAAGGACTCATACGATGTACCTCGCATTAGCACAAACTCAcagccaacggcaacggccgCGAAAAGTCGCGAGGTTTCCCCATTTACCGAGGATCTCCGTCGGCAGGAACGCGAAGAAAACGAGCGTGTTGCGCGCGAgaatcaaatcatcatcgaaacaATGGAGGCCAGCATTAAGGCGGAAGCGattgaaaacgaaagcaaagcgACGAATCCGAATGTCCCTTCCGGGCCGCCACCAATTCCTGCCCCGTCGGTTAAGGAAGAAATTATCGACCTGGATGATACGGATACACCGACGAGCGCACACGAGGGACAACCAGCGGCAAAGAAGATGAAGTCAGAGTTTTACTCCGATAATTCTATTTCGCTTCCTGGCATCAACACGGGTAGCTCGCAACCGGCCGGACCGACCGGGTTCGAGCCCGGTATGTTTGGATCACTGGCCAGTGCTAAGATGAGTGGCGATCTATCCGATCCAAACACTTCGAAAACCGACGGATCCAAG aagaaaaagaaggacaagaaaaagcataaacataagcataagcacaagcacaacaaGGACAAGGACCGGGATCGCGACCGGGACAAGGATCGTGAGCGGGACAAGagcaaagagaaggaaaagaaggatcCGAATATTGTGCGCGTGATCAGGGAGGAGACTCAGGAAACCCTCAGCTCGGCCGATAGCTCCAGCCGGGACAGCAATCCGACAACGGTCGATTTGACGTTGTAA
- the LOC125957305 gene encoding transcription initiation factor TFIID subunit 2 isoform X1, whose product MTIVPTSDWLPVIKLNCRQCRIYRVILNDSYECEYHYFDPFQDICQDEKKNKSLEFFSKSHLDVARKTDADQNGGELVVIVPVEAKYLIREGRGLRVGIEFSLENPHGGIHFVIPEGEGTMEERGAHMFTYGHENSSRMWFPCIDSYSEPCTWKLEFTVDKNMTAVSCGELLETVMTPDLRRKTFHYSLSVPVCAPNIALAIGAFEILVDPHMHEVTHFCLPHLLPLMRNTVRYLHEAFEFYEEALSTRYPFSCYKQVFVDEIDSECNAYATMTILSTHLLHSIAIIDQTFHSRKVMSKVVAEQFFGCFITMENWSDAWLARGIAEYLCGLHSKKCFGNNAYRAWIRDELAEVVRYEEQYGGIILDCSQPPAPPAISSINNLPAAPMKAYNDNPFYFPIKNLHTMSPKYIVLMRKKAHLVIRMLEHRIGLELLLQVFNKQLALASNAAGTKISAGLWGHLLISTNVFTKAIFTVTGKDMAVFIDQWVRTGGHAKFTMTSVFNSKRNTIELEVRQDCVNQRGVRKYVGPLLIQLQELDGTFKHTLQIENIIVKADITCHSKSRRNKKKKIPLCTGEEVDMDLTIMAESPVLWIRLDPEMTLLRSVNIEQPDFQWQFQLRHERDVTAQLDAIQALEKYATPQARLALTDTIENERIFYEVRCQAALCLTKVANAMVTSWQGPPAMLTIFKKFFGSYSAPHIIRQNNFTNFQHYFLQKTIPVAMAGLRTAHGICPPEVIRFLLDLFKYNDNSKNHYSDNYYRAALVEALGNTITPIISVVHQGRALSSENLSADAKLVLEEVTRILNLEKHLPSYKYTVSIACLKVIRKLQKCGHLPTNPKIYRSYAAYGQYIDVRLAAMECLVDYVKIDGRWEDLEHLIELLETDPDPMARHQLGRLLIDAMPFDKSNRHRLDREELALRIFDNMNTKLSHDTKLRCDMVDLYYALYGTRMPQCLTNQELGNLLRVHKQSFGSSNRNSRRASPSTDEIELGPYCVPKRERSHTPDPVDRKDSYDVPRISTNSQPTATAAKSREVSPFTEDLRRQEREENERVARENQIIIETMEASIKAEAIENESKATNPNVPSGPPPIPAPSVKEEIIDLDDTDTPTSAHEGQPAAKKMKSEFYSDNSISLPGINTGSSQPAGPTGFEPGMFGSLASAKMSGDLSDPNTSKTDGSKKKKKKDKKKHKHKHKHKHNKDKDRDRDRDKDRERDKSKEKEKKDPNIVRVIREETQETLSSADSSSRDSNPTTVDLTL is encoded by the exons ATGACCATCGTGCCGACGAGCGATTGGTTGCCGGTCATTAAGCTCAACTGCCGCCAGTGCCGCATTTACCGGGTCATTCTGAACGACAGCTACGAGTGCGAGTACCACTACTTCGATCCGTTCCAGGACATCTGCCaggacgagaagaaaaacaaatcgctGGAGTTCTTTTCCAAGTCCCACCTCGATGTCGCTCGCAAAACCGATGCCGATCAGAACGGTGGCgagctggtggtgatcgtacCGGTGGAGGCAAAGTACCTGATCCGCGAGGGTCGGGGACTGCGGGTGGGGATCGAGTTTTCGCTCGAGAACCCGCACGGTGGAATCCACTTCGTCATACCGGAGGGCGAAGGAACGATGGAAGAGCGTGGTGCGCACATGTTCACGTACGGTCACGAAAACTCGTCACGCATGTGGTTCCCCTGCATCGACAGCTACTCGGAACCGTGCACCTGGAAGCTCGAGTTCACGGTGGACAAAAACATGACGGCCGTCTCGTGCGGCGAGCTGCTCGAGACCGTCATGACACCGGATTTGCGTCGCAAAACCTTCCACTACTCCCTCTCGGTGCCCGTATGTGCACCGAACATTGCGCTCGCGATCGGTGCCTTCGAGATACTGGTCGATCCACACATGCACGAGGTGACACACTTCTGCCTTCCGCACCTGCTACCATTGATGCGTAACACGGTACGCTATCTGCACGAGGCGTTCGAGTTCTACGAGGAAGCTCTCTCGACGCGCTACCCGTTTTCGTGCTACAAGCAGGTCTTTGTCGACGAGATCGATAGCGAGTGCAATGCGTacgcgacgatgacgatcctGTCGACGCATCTGCTCCACTcgatcgccatcatcgatcAGACGTTCCATTCGCGTAAAGTGATGTCGAAGGTGGTGGCGGAACAGTTTTTCGGCTGCTTCATCACGATGGAGAACTGGTCCGATGCGTGGCTAGCGCGCGGTATTGCCGAATACCTCTGTGGTCTTCACTCGAAGAAGTGTTTCGGTAACAACGCATACCGTGCCTGGATCCGGGACGAGTTGGCAGAAGTGGTACGGTACGAGGAACAGTACGGCGGTATCATACTGGACTGTAGCCAACCGCCCGCTCCACCGGCCATCTCGAGCATCAACAACTTACCAGCGGCTCCGATGAAGGCATACAACGATAATCCGTTCTACTTTCCCATCAAGAACCTGCACACGATGTCACCGAAGTACATTGTGCTGATGCGCAAGAAGGCTCACCTGGTCATCCGTATGCTGGAGCACCGAATCGGcttggagttgctgctgcaggtgtttAACAAACAGCTAGCGCTTGCTTCGAACGCAGCCGGCACTAAAATCAGTGCCGGGTTGTGGGGCCATCTGCTGATCTCGACTAATGTGTTCACGAAGGCCATTTTCACCGTCACGGGCAAGGATATGGCCGTGTTCATCGATCAGTGGGTACGCACCGGTGGCCATGCCAAATTCACCATGACCTCCGTGTTCAACTCGAAGCGTAATACGATTGAACTCGAGGTCCGGCAGGACTGTGTGAACCAGCGGGGAGTCCGAAAGTACGTGGGACCGCTGCTGATTCAGCTGCAGGAGCTGGATGGTACTTTCAAGCACACGCTGCAGATCGAAAATATTATTGTGAAGGCCGACATTACTTGCCACTCCAAGAGTCggcgaaacaaaaagaagaaaatcccGCTCTGTACCGGCGAAGAGGTGGATATGGATCTTACCATCATGGC TGAATCCCCGGTGCTGTGGATACGGCTCGATCCCGAAATGACCCTACTTCGCTCGGTCAACATTGAGCAGCCGGACTTTCAGTGGCAGTTCCAGTTGCGCCACGAGCGCGATGTGACCGCTCAGCTCGATGCGATTCAAGCACTAGAGAAGTACGCCACTCCACAGGCTCGCCTTGCGCTTACCGATACGATCGAGAACGAACGTATCTTCTACGAGGTGCGCTGTCAGGCAGCCCTTTGCCTTACGAAGGTGGCAAACGCCATGGTGACCTCCTGGCAGGGTCCACCGGCAATGCTGACGATATTTAAAAAGTTTTTCGGCTCCTACAGTGCGCCTCACATCATACGACAGAACAATTTTACCAACTTTCAGCACTATTTCCTCCAAAAAACGATCCCCGTCGCAATGGCTGGCTTACGTACGGCACACGGTATCTGTCCACCGGAGGTGATACGCTTTCTGCTCGATCTTTTCAAGTACAATGACAACTCCAAGAACCACTACTCGGACAACTACTATCGCGCGGCACTCGTGGAGGCACTCGGCAACACGATCACGCCCATCATCTCCGTCGTGCACCAGGGTCGAGCGCTTTCATCGGAGAACCTGTCGGCTGATGCAAA GCTTGTACTGGAGGAGGTTACACGGATTTTGAATCTAGAAAAGCATCTACCGTCGTACAAGTACACGGTTTCGATTGCTTGTCTGAAGGTTATTCGGAAGCTACAGAAATGTGGTCATCTGCCGACGAATCCGAAGATCTACCGTAGCTACGCAGCGTACGGCCAGTACATCGATGTGCGTCTGGCCGCGATGGAGTGTTTGGTCGATTACGTAAAGATCGATGGTCGGTGGGAGGATTTGGAGCATCTGATCGAGCTGCTTGAGACGGATCCGGACCCAATGGCACGCCATCAGCTAGGCCGCCTGTTGATCGATGCGATGCCGTTCGATAAAAGCAATCGGCATCGGTTAGATCGCGAGGAACTGGCGTTGCGCATTTTCGACAACATGAA TACCAAACTTTCGCACGACACGAAGCTGCGGTGCGATATGGTGGATCTCTATTACGCCCTGTACGGTACTCGAATGCCCCAGTGTTTGACGAATCAGGAGTTAGGAAATCTGTTGCGTGTCCACAAACAGAGCTTCGGTAGTTCGAACCGTAACAGTCGACGTGCTTCTCCGTCGACGGATGAAATCGAGCTCGGGCCGTATTGTGTGCCGAAAAGGGAACGCTCCCATACACCGGATCCCGTCGATCGAAAGGACTCATACGATGTACCTCGCATTAGCACAAACTCAcagccaacggcaacggccgCGAAAAGTCGCGAGGTTTCCCCATTTACCGAGGATCTCCGTCGGCAGGAACGCGAAGAAAACGAGCGTGTTGCGCGCGAgaatcaaatcatcatcgaaacaATGGAGGCCAGCATTAAGGCGGAAGCGattgaaaacgaaagcaaagcgACGAATCCGAATGTCCCTTCCGGGCCGCCACCAATTCCTGCCCCGTCGGTTAAGGAAGAAATTATCGACCTGGATGATACGGATACACCGACGAGCGCACACGAGGGACAACCAGCGGCAAAGAAGATGAAGTCAGAGTTTTACTCCGATAATTCTATTTCGCTTCCTGGCATCAACACGGGTAGCTCGCAACCGGCCGGACCGACCGGGTTCGAGCCCGGTATGTTTGGATCACTGGCCAGTGCTAAGATGAGTGGCGATCTATCCGATCCAAACACTTCGAAAACCGACGGATCCAAG aagaagaaaaagaaggacaagaaaaagcataaacataagcataagcacaagcacaacaaGGACAAGGACCGGGATCGCGACCGGGACAAGGATCGTGAGCGGGACAAGagcaaagagaaggaaaagaaggatcCGAATATTGTGCGCGTGATCAGGGAGGAGACTCAGGAAACCCTCAGCTCGGCCGATAGCTCCAGCCGGGACAGCAATCCGACAACGGTCGATTTGACGTTGTAA